Proteins found in one Streptococcus criceti HS-6 genomic segment:
- the sufU gene encoding Fe-S cluster assembly sulfur transfer protein SufU — MALSSLNNLYKMVIAEHSQSPHHHGFLEGVEQLQLSNPTCGDVINLSVKFDGDVIEDIAFAGDGCTISTASSSMMTDAVIGKTKDEALHLAEIFSKMVQGQKDDQQKELGEAELMAGVAKFPQRIKCATLSWNGLKKAIERDGEQK, encoded by the coding sequence ATGGCACTCTCTAGTTTGAATAATCTCTATAAAATGGTGATTGCAGAGCATTCTCAAAGTCCTCACCATCATGGCTTTTTAGAAGGGGTTGAACAGCTTCAGCTCAGTAACCCTACCTGCGGCGATGTCATTAATTTGTCTGTCAAATTCGATGGTGATGTCATCGAGGATATTGCTTTTGCTGGGGATGGTTGCACCATTTCAACAGCTTCTTCCAGCATGATGACCGATGCTGTCATCGGCAAGACCAAGGATGAGGCCCTGCATCTGGCAGAAATTTTCTCCAAAATGGTCCAGGGACAAAAAGATGACCAACAAAAAGAATTGGGTGAAGCGGAACTTATGGCAGGGGTCGCTAAGTTTCCCCAGCGGATCAAGTGTGCTACTCTTTCCTGGAATGGTCTGAAAAAGGCTATCGAAAGAGATGGTGAACAAAAGTAA
- a CDS encoding CHAP domain-containing protein produces MKKEKFLSLTLLFLLSSSYLAPGVTLAESVSNSVRSPREEQGDVGDSENGEVSSSTSQEEKKSVDEKSKAETKSTDEASSEEDSADSVKPSDKEEQPAVPKEEGGDRASNQSDSSPSKDSHVQSESHQEASQLTGQDNQAGQDTESAEGSQVEQQLSDESGPDQNEESKSKPVAEKKPAKSEKLEKESVFYRQLPPLPLVQTNVLVSPFFDSYWAEKPAAVYVSDTEDKESADPLTYTTYVEHWSGQDAYNHNLLSHRYGVKAEQLDGYLNSLGLAYDNRRINGELLLKWEKETGLDVRAIVAIALHESSLGTAGVAMLPGANMFGYGAFDNNPNQASHFNDSQAISKMVGQTIIQNKNWTFKIQDDKARKNALGQLDVIRDGGVYFTDSSGSGRRRAQTMQDLDDWIDQHGGTPEIPEKLKHLSGISQASLPTGYQLSRPMNPQAYLAFSYPWGQCTWYVYNRARELGYGFDPYMGNGGDWQFKPSYDLSHQPKVGYAVSFAPGQAGADPDYGHVAIVEQVKKDGSILISESNALASGVISYRIFTADQAAELTYVIGKPLT; encoded by the coding sequence ATGAAAAAGGAGAAATTTTTATCGCTGACTCTCTTGTTTCTTCTGTCGAGCTCTTACCTAGCTCCGGGAGTAACACTGGCAGAGTCTGTCAGTAACTCAGTTCGTAGTCCTAGAGAGGAACAGGGAGACGTTGGAGACAGTGAAAATGGGGAGGTCAGTTCCAGCACCTCACAAGAAGAGAAAAAATCAGTGGACGAAAAGAGTAAAGCAGAAACAAAGTCCACGGATGAGGCGTCTTCAGAAGAGGACAGTGCCGACTCTGTAAAACCATCCGATAAAGAGGAGCAGCCGGCAGTTCCTAAAGAAGAGGGAGGTGACCGTGCTTCCAATCAATCCGATTCTTCCCCCTCAAAAGATTCTCATGTGCAATCGGAAAGCCATCAGGAAGCTTCTCAGCTTACAGGTCAGGATAACCAAGCTGGACAAGATACTGAGTCTGCCGAAGGCTCACAGGTAGAACAGCAACTTTCTGATGAGAGTGGCCCTGACCAGAATGAGGAGTCGAAATCGAAACCAGTGGCGGAAAAGAAACCAGCAAAATCAGAAAAGTTAGAGAAAGAATCAGTTTTTTACCGCCAGTTACCTCCACTGCCACTTGTTCAAACAAATGTGCTGGTCAGCCCATTTTTTGATAGCTACTGGGCAGAGAAGCCAGCTGCTGTCTACGTTAGTGATACGGAAGATAAAGAGTCTGCTGATCCTTTGACCTATACTACGTATGTAGAGCATTGGTCAGGTCAGGATGCTTATAATCACAATCTTCTTTCCCATCGCTATGGTGTCAAGGCAGAGCAGTTGGACGGTTATCTGAACTCCTTAGGACTGGCCTATGATAACCGGCGGATCAACGGGGAACTGCTCCTCAAATGGGAGAAGGAGACTGGCCTTGATGTACGGGCGATTGTCGCTATAGCTCTCCACGAAAGTTCTTTAGGGACTGCTGGGGTAGCGATGCTTCCAGGTGCCAATATGTTTGGCTATGGAGCTTTTGATAACAATCCTAATCAGGCTAGTCATTTTAACGATAGCCAAGCTATTTCTAAAATGGTAGGGCAGACGATTATTCAAAATAAAAACTGGACTTTCAAAATACAAGACGACAAGGCGAGAAAGAATGCCTTGGGCCAGTTGGATGTCATTCGTGATGGTGGTGTCTATTTTACCGATAGCTCAGGCAGTGGCAGGCGACGGGCGCAAACGATGCAGGATCTTGATGATTGGATTGATCAACATGGCGGGACCCCAGAAATACCAGAAAAGTTAAAGCACTTGTCTGGTATCAGTCAGGCGTCCTTGCCGACAGGCTACCAGCTTTCTCGTCCTATGAATCCTCAAGCTTACCTAGCGTTCTCCTATCCTTGGGGTCAGTGCACCTGGTATGTCTACAATCGGGCTCGTGAATTGGGTTACGGATTTGATCCCTATATGGGCAATGGTGGAGACTGGCAATTCAAACCGAGTTACGATCTTAGTCACCAGCCAAAGGTGGGTTATGCTGTTTCTTTTGCACCAGGCCAAGCTGGAGCGGACCCAGATTACGGTCATGTGGCCATTGTTGAGCAGGTCAAGAAGGACGGTTCCATCCTTATTTCTGAATCTAATGCCTTGGCTTCTGGTGTCATTTCTTATCGGATTTTTACAGCTGACCAAGCTGCTGAACTGACTTATGTGATTGGTAAACCTCTTACGTGA
- a CDS encoding beta-class carbonic anhydrase — translation MSYFENFIKANQAYIDRHGTAHLPIKPKTKVAIITCMDARLHVAPALGLDLGDAHILRNAGGRVTEDMIRSLVISEQLLGTHEIVVLHHTDCGMLTFKNEELADFVESKLHQNVHDQDFLPFSDLEASVCEDVNLLRDSPLIPDDIVISGAIYDVDSGHISAVEC, via the coding sequence ATGTCTTATTTTGAAAATTTTATCAAGGCTAACCAAGCCTATATTGACCGACATGGGACAGCTCATCTGCCCATAAAGCCAAAGACCAAGGTCGCTATTATTACTTGTATGGACGCCCGTCTCCATGTTGCTCCGGCTCTAGGTCTAGATCTTGGAGATGCCCATATATTGAGAAATGCCGGTGGCCGTGTAACCGAGGATATGATTCGTTCTCTTGTTATTTCAGAACAATTGCTTGGGACGCACGAAATTGTTGTTCTACATCATACAGACTGTGGCATGCTTACATTTAAAAATGAGGAGCTAGCTGATTTTGTTGAGAGTAAGTTGCACCAAAATGTACATGATCAGGATTTTCTTCCATTTAGTGATCTTGAGGCCAGTGTTTGTGAGGATGTCAACCTCTTACGGGATTCTCCGCTGATTCCAGATGACATTGTTATCTCTGGTGCTATCTATGATGTTGACAGTGGCCATATTTCAGCAGTTGAGTGCTAA